A genome region from Streptomyces pratensis includes the following:
- a CDS encoding FhaA domain-containing protein, with protein sequence MGVMKRFEQRLEGLVNGTFAKVFKSEVQPVEIAGALQRECDNNASIWNRERTVVPNDFIVELSTPDYERLSPYSGQLGDELSGLVRDYAKQQRYTFMGPIKVHLEKADDLDTGLYRVRSRTLASSSSQQGQQGGPPPGAQPNRPAPPQGQGGYGYPPAAAPPMPPAPPPGAGRSGGPSSDWRAPAASGPMPDAQVRRWIEINGTRHQISRPTLVMGRSTDADVRIDDPGVSRRHCEIRTGTPSTIQDLGSTNGIVVDGQHTTRATLRDGSRIVVGSTTIVYRQAEG encoded by the coding sequence ATGGGAGTCATGAAGCGTTTCGAGCAGCGTCTCGAAGGTCTGGTCAATGGCACCTTCGCCAAGGTCTTCAAGTCCGAGGTGCAGCCGGTCGAGATCGCGGGAGCCCTCCAGCGCGAGTGCGACAACAACGCGTCGATCTGGAACCGTGAGCGGACCGTCGTGCCCAACGACTTCATCGTCGAGCTCAGCACCCCTGACTACGAGCGGCTCAGCCCGTACTCCGGCCAGCTCGGCGACGAGCTGTCAGGTCTCGTACGTGACTACGCCAAGCAGCAGCGGTACACCTTCATGGGACCGATCAAGGTCCACCTGGAGAAGGCGGACGACCTCGACACGGGTCTCTACCGCGTACGCAGCAGGACCCTGGCGTCGAGTTCGTCACAGCAGGGCCAGCAGGGCGGCCCTCCTCCCGGTGCCCAGCCGAACCGGCCCGCCCCTCCGCAGGGGCAGGGCGGCTACGGTTACCCGCCGGCTGCTGCGCCGCCCATGCCTCCGGCCCCGCCGCCGGGCGCCGGGCGCTCCGGTGGCCCTTCCAGCGACTGGCGCGCGCCGGCCGCGTCCGGCCCCATGCCGGACGCCCAGGTGCGACGCTGGATCGAGATCAACGGCACGCGCCATCAGATCTCCCGCCCGACGTTGGTGATGGGACGAAGCACCGACGCCGACGTGCGGATCGACGACCCCGGCGTTTCGCGCCGGCACTGTGAGATCCGGACCGGAACGCCCTCGACGATCCAGGATCTCGGGTCTACCAACGGCATCGTGGTAGACGGGCAGCACACCACCCGCGCTACGCTCCGCGACGGCTCGCGGATCGTCGTGGGCAGCACCACCATCGTTTACCGGCAAGCCGAAGGGTGA
- a CDS encoding peptidoglycan D,D-transpeptidase FtsI family protein gives MNKPLRRIAMFCGILVLALLVRTNYIQYVRADELNANEHNRRVQIERYAHERGNIIVDGESVTGSVETTDGDFKYKRVWKNGPMWAPVTGYSSQAFDSSQLESIEDGILTGNSDQLFFDRTLSMFTSEKKTGGNIVTTLNGAAQRAAFKGLGAKKGAVAAIDPQTGAILALASTPSYDPSVFAGNSMKDSDARQKLLSDKDKPMLNRALRETYPPGSTFKVVTAAAALENGLYTDIDEETDSPLPWRLPLSTNLLQNEGDIPCENASLREALRWSCNTVFGKMSDDLGNEKMIEQADKFGFNEEVFTPVRADASIYPKDNRPQNAMAGIGQASNRTTPLQMAMVASAIANDGKLMQPYMVSQRQAPNLDVIYTHEKEEIGRPLSGENAQKLQEMMETVVADGTGTNAQIDGVTVGGKTGTAQHGLNNSEKPYAWFISYAKTDSGSPVAVAVVVEDGDANRDDISGGGLAAPIAKSVMKAVLDGK, from the coding sequence GTGAACAAGCCACTCCGCAGGATCGCGATGTTCTGCGGCATCCTCGTTCTGGCACTTCTGGTCCGCACCAACTACATCCAGTACGTCCGTGCCGACGAGCTCAACGCGAACGAGCACAACCGCCGCGTCCAGATCGAGCGCTACGCCCACGAGCGCGGCAACATCATCGTCGACGGCGAATCGGTCACGGGCTCCGTCGAGACCACGGACGGCGATTTCAAGTACAAGCGCGTCTGGAAGAACGGCCCGATGTGGGCACCCGTCACCGGCTACTCCTCACAGGCCTTCGACTCCTCGCAGCTGGAGAGCATCGAAGACGGAATCCTCACCGGCAACAGTGACCAGCTGTTCTTCGACCGCACCCTGTCGATGTTCACCAGCGAGAAGAAGACCGGCGGGAACATCGTCACCACCCTCAACGGTGCCGCCCAGAGGGCCGCCTTCAAGGGACTGGGCGCGAAGAAGGGCGCCGTAGCGGCTATCGACCCGCAGACAGGCGCCATCCTGGCGCTGGCCAGCACCCCTTCCTACGACCCCTCGGTCTTCGCGGGCAACTCGATGAAGGACTCCGACGCCCGGCAGAAGCTCCTGTCCGACAAGGACAAGCCGATGCTGAACCGGGCCCTGCGGGAGACCTACCCGCCCGGCTCGACGTTCAAGGTCGTCACGGCCGCCGCGGCCCTCGAGAACGGTCTCTACACCGACATCGACGAGGAGACGGACTCCCCCCTGCCCTGGCGGCTTCCCCTGTCGACCAACCTGCTCCAGAACGAGGGCGACATCCCCTGCGAGAACGCCTCGCTCCGTGAAGCCCTTCGCTGGTCCTGCAACACCGTCTTCGGCAAGATGAGCGACGACCTGGGCAACGAGAAGATGATCGAGCAGGCCGACAAGTTCGGCTTCAACGAGGAAGTCTTCACCCCGGTCCGGGCGGACGCGAGCATCTACCCGAAGGACAACCGGCCGCAGAACGCCATGGCGGGCATCGGCCAGGCCTCCAACCGCACCACTCCCCTCCAGATGGCCATGGTGGCGTCCGCGATCGCCAACGACGGCAAGCTCATGCAGCCGTACATGGTCTCCCAGCGCCAGGCACCCAACCTGGACGTCATCTACACGCACGAGAAGGAGGAGATCGGCCGGCCGCTCTCGGGGGAGAACGCCCAGAAGTTGCAGGAGATGATGGAGACCGTGGTCGCGGACGGCACGGGAACCAACGCACAGATCGACGGCGTCACTGTCGGTGGCAAGACGGGTACCGCCCAGCACGGCCTCAACAACAGCGAGAAGCCGTACGCCTGGTTCATCTCCTACGCCAAGACGGACAGCGGCTCACCGGTCGCCGTGGCCGTGGTGGTCGAGGACGGCGACGCCAACCGGGACGACATCTCCGGCGGCGGCCTGGCCGCACCGATCGCCAAGAGTGTGATGAAGGCAGTACTCGACGGAAAGTAG
- a CDS encoding FHA domain-containing protein FhaB/FipA yields MSELTLTVMRLGFLAVLWLFVIVAVQVIRSDLFGTRVTQRGSRRTAADARPQQGRQQQAAPPQQRQQSGRQRRGAPTKLVVSEGTLTGTTVALQGQTITLGRAHDSTIVLDDDYASSRHARIYPDRDGQWIVEDLGSTNGTYLDRTRLTTPTPVPLGAPIRIGKTVIELRK; encoded by the coding sequence ATGTCAGAGCTGACCCTGACGGTCATGCGGCTAGGTTTCCTGGCTGTTCTGTGGCTATTCGTAATCGTGGCCGTCCAGGTCATTCGCAGCGACCTGTTCGGTACGCGCGTCACGCAGCGCGGCTCACGCCGCACTGCCGCTGACGCCCGCCCGCAACAAGGGCGCCAACAGCAAGCAGCGCCGCCTCAGCAGCGCCAGCAGTCCGGGCGCCAGCGCCGCGGGGCACCCACCAAGCTGGTCGTCTCCGAAGGCACGCTCACCGGCACCACCGTCGCGCTCCAGGGGCAGACCATCACCCTGGGCCGGGCGCACGATTCAACGATCGTGCTGGATGACGACTACGCGTCCAGTCGGCATGCCAGGATCTACCCGGACCGTGACGGCCAGTGGATCGTCGAGGACCTCGGGTCCACCAACGGCACCTATCTCGACCGGACCCGGCTCACCACCCCGACACCTGTTCCGCTGGGCGCGCCGATCCGCATCGGCAAGACCGTCATCGAGCTGCGGAAGTAG
- a CDS encoding Stp1/IreP family PP2C-type Ser/Thr phosphatase has translation MSLSLRFAAGSHKGMIREGNEDSGYAGPRLLAIADGMGGQAAGEVASSEVISTLVQLDDDVPGSDILTSLGTAVQRANDQLRVMVEEDPQLEGMGTTLTALLWTGQRLGLVHVGDSRAYLLRDGVLTQITQDHTWVQRLVDEGRITEEEATTHPQRSLLMRALGSGDHVEPDLSVREVRAGDRYLICSDGLSGVVSHQTMEETLASYQGPQETIQDLIQLALRGGGPDNITCIVADVLDVDSNDTLAGQLNDTPVIVGAVAENQAVQANDGRAMETPAGRAAGLGRPVPPPAGGFGPPGSGDDMGYGSSPDGAFNSYTDDDFVKPRGRRRWLKRSFYIVLALAVIGGGVYGGYRWTQTQFYVGAKDENVALFRGISQDLAWVSLSKVEEDTKIELKYLPPYWRKKVEATISQGNLADARKKISELEAQASACEKDAQRRAAEADTNAAKDQGDAGNASDSTSATSPAKGTKTATPTPGPSLSEEEKKLALQCGKQ, from the coding sequence ATGAGCTTGTCCCTGCGCTTCGCCGCCGGATCGCACAAGGGCATGATCCGGGAAGGCAACGAGGACTCCGGTTACGCCGGTCCCCGCCTTCTCGCCATCGCCGACGGAATGGGCGGCCAGGCGGCCGGAGAGGTCGCCAGCTCCGAGGTGATCTCCACGCTCGTCCAGCTGGACGACGACGTGCCGGGTTCCGACATCCTCACCTCGCTCGGCACGGCGGTCCAGCGGGCCAACGACCAGCTGCGCGTAATGGTCGAGGAGGACCCCCAGCTGGAGGGGATGGGCACGACGCTCACCGCCCTTCTCTGGACCGGTCAGCGCCTCGGCCTCGTCCACGTCGGCGACTCGCGTGCCTACCTCCTGCGTGACGGCGTCCTGACGCAGATCACCCAGGACCACACCTGGGTGCAGCGTCTCGTCGACGAGGGCAGGATCACCGAGGAAGAGGCCACCACCCACCCGCAGCGCTCCCTGCTGATGCGGGCCCTGGGAAGCGGCGACCACGTGGAGCCCGATCTCTCCGTCCGGGAGGTGCGCGCCGGTGACCGCTATCTGATCTGCTCGGACGGGCTCTCCGGCGTCGTCTCCCATCAGACGATGGAAGAGACCCTGGCCAGCTACCAGGGCCCTCAGGAGACCATCCAGGACCTCATCCAGCTCGCTCTGCGCGGCGGTGGCCCCGACAACATCACCTGCATCGTCGCCGACGTCCTGGACGTCGACAGCAACGACACCCTGGCCGGGCAGCTCAACGACACCCCGGTCATCGTCGGCGCGGTCGCCGAGAATCAGGCCGTCCAGGCGAACGACGGCCGTGCCATGGAGACACCCGCGGGACGTGCGGCCGGCCTCGGCCGCCCCGTGCCGCCGCCGGCCGGCGGCTTCGGCCCTCCCGGCAGCGGCGACGACATGGGCTACGGCTCCAGCCCGGACGGCGCGTTCAACTCGTACACCGACGATGACTTCGTCAAGCCCCGCGGCCGCCGCAGGTGGCTGAAGCGGTCCTTCTACATCGTGCTCGCGCTGGCCGTCATCGGTGGCGGCGTCTACGGCGGCTACCGCTGGACCCAGACCCAGTTCTACGTGGGCGCGAAGGACGAGAACGTCGCGCTGTTCCGCGGCATCAGCCAGGACCTCGCCTGGGTGTCCCTCTCGAAGGTCGAAGAGGACACCAAGATCGAACTCAAGTACCTCCCGCCCTACTGGCGCAAGAAGGTCGAGGCGACCATCTCCCAGGGCAACCTCGCCGACGCCCGCAAGAAGATCAGCGAGCTCGAAGCACAGGCATCCGCCTGCGAGAAGGACGCGCAGCGCCGCGCGGCCGAGGCGGACACCAATGCCGCCAAGGACCAGGGCGACGCCGGCAACGCCTCCGACAGCACGTCCGCCACTTCTCCCGCCAAGGGGACCAAGACCGCGACTCCCACTCCCGGCCCCAGCCTCTCGGAGGAAGAGAAGAAGCTGGCCCTGCAGTGCGGTAAGCAGTAA
- a CDS encoding class E sortase encodes MAARTDHEERTDQPEAPVRRTSRNRVATVVSLFGELLITAGLVLGLFVVYSLWWTNVLADREADKQGNTVRDRWAGGPGALDTRDGIGFLHVPAMKNGEVLVKKGTDTEALNDGIAGYYTDPVKSALPSDAQGNFALAAHRDGHGAKFHNIDKVKKGDAVVFETKDTWYVYKVYAELPETSKFNVDAIAPVPKESGVTKAGRYITLTTCTPVYTSKYRYIVWGELVRTEKVDRDRTKPTELR; translated from the coding sequence GTGGCAGCGAGGACCGATCACGAAGAGCGCACCGACCAGCCTGAGGCCCCGGTGCGGCGCACGAGCCGCAATCGCGTCGCGACGGTGGTGAGCCTTTTCGGCGAACTGCTGATCACCGCCGGGCTGGTGCTGGGCCTGTTCGTCGTCTATTCGCTGTGGTGGACCAATGTGCTCGCCGACCGCGAGGCGGACAAGCAGGGCAATACCGTCCGCGACCGCTGGGCGGGCGGCCCGGGGGCGCTGGACACCAGGGACGGCATCGGCTTCCTCCACGTTCCCGCCATGAAGAACGGCGAGGTGCTGGTCAAGAAGGGCACCGACACCGAGGCGCTCAACGACGGCATCGCCGGCTACTACACGGACCCCGTGAAGTCGGCCCTCCCCTCGGACGCGCAGGGCAACTTCGCCCTCGCCGCGCACCGGGACGGGCACGGTGCCAAGTTCCACAACATCGACAAGGTGAAGAAGGGCGACGCCGTCGTCTTCGAGACCAAGGACACCTGGTACGTCTACAAGGTCTACGCGGAGCTGCCGGAGACGTCCAAGTTCAACGTGGACGCGATCGCCCCGGTGCCCAAGGAGTCGGGTGTGACGAAGGCGGGCCGCTACATCACTCTGACCACGTGTACGCCCGTCTACACGTCGAAGTACCGCTACATCGTGTGGGGCGAGCTCGTGCGGACCGAGAAGGTGGACAGGGACCGCACGAAGCCGACGGAGCTGCGGTAG
- the pknB gene encoding Stk1 family PASTA domain-containing Ser/Thr kinase, producing the protein MEEPRRLGGRYELGSVLGRGGMAEVYLAHDTRLGRTVAVKTLRADLARDPSFQARFRREAQSAASLNHPAIVAVYDTGEDYVDGVSIPYIVMEYVDGSTLRELLHSGRKLLPERTLEMTVGILQALEYSHRAQIVHRDIKPANVMLTRTGQVKVMDFGIARAMGDSGMTMTQTAAVIGTAQYLSPEQAKGEQVDARSDLYSTGCLLYELLAVRPPFVGDSPVAVAYQHVREEPQPPSNFDPEITPEMDAIVLKALTKDPDYRYQSADEMRADIEACLDGQPVAATAAMGAAGYGGYDAYGHDQPTTALRATDPNGAQTSMLPPVNPDDGGYGYDDRPGRRRQKKSNTSTILLVVAGILVLIGAILIGRYIFSSSEDAGGGKVDVPNMIGSTVENAQTLAENAEVILKVGSKEPCEGQEKDKICSQTPSAEGDAQMAVGETVTVVVSTGAPKVEVPDVLEKSEDSARKKLEDEGFTVKVEAVESEATPGTVTKQDPEGGTKVEKDSEVTITVAKEATQVVPGVVGRSFTDAEAQLKGVGFANVSSTEVDSGQPAGIVVEQTPEPNSKQAKDVQIVLKVSKGPAQPEQVTVPGDIVGKRYQDAKAALEGLGLVVALAPNSSDKPNALVMNADPGPNAQVPKGQTVTLTTVGGTDGNIFGGRSGQED; encoded by the coding sequence ATGGAAGAGCCGCGTCGCCTCGGCGGCCGGTACGAGCTGGGCTCGGTGCTCGGCCGTGGTGGCATGGCCGAGGTCTACCTCGCGCACGACACCCGGCTCGGTCGCACCGTAGCTGTGAAGACGCTGCGGGCCGACCTGGCCCGCGATCCGTCCTTCCAGGCACGGTTCCGCCGTGAGGCCCAGTCGGCCGCCTCGCTCAACCACCCCGCGATCGTCGCCGTCTACGACACCGGCGAGGACTACGTCGACGGAGTCTCCATCCCGTACATCGTGATGGAGTACGTCGACGGGTCGACGCTGAGAGAGCTCCTGCACTCGGGCCGCAAGCTGCTGCCGGAGCGGACCCTCGAGATGACGGTCGGGATCCTCCAGGCACTGGAGTACTCGCACCGCGCCCAGATCGTCCACCGCGACATCAAGCCGGCGAACGTCATGCTGACGCGCACCGGCCAGGTCAAGGTCATGGACTTCGGTATCGCCCGCGCCATGGGTGACTCCGGTATGACGATGACCCAGACCGCCGCGGTCATCGGCACCGCCCAGTACCTCTCCCCGGAGCAGGCCAAGGGCGAGCAGGTCGACGCGCGCTCCGACCTGTACTCCACCGGCTGCCTGCTCTACGAGCTGCTCGCGGTCCGGCCGCCGTTCGTCGGTGACTCACCCGTCGCCGTCGCGTACCAGCACGTGCGCGAGGAGCCGCAGCCTCCGAGCAACTTCGACCCCGAGATCACGCCCGAGATGGACGCCATCGTCCTGAAGGCGCTGACCAAGGACCCCGACTACCGGTACCAGTCGGCCGACGAGATGCGGGCCGACATCGAGGCCTGCCTCGACGGCCAGCCGGTCGCGGCCACCGCTGCCATGGGCGCCGCGGGCTACGGCGGGTACGACGCCTACGGCCACGACCAGCCCACGACCGCCCTGCGGGCGACGGACCCGAATGGCGCCCAGACGTCCATGCTGCCCCCGGTCAATCCGGATGACGGCGGCTACGGCTACGACGACCGCCCGGGCCGTCGGCGCCAGAAGAAGAGCAACACCTCGACGATCCTTCTTGTCGTCGCCGGCATTCTGGTGCTCATCGGCGCGATCCTGATCGGCCGCTACATCTTCAGCTCTTCCGAGGACGCCGGCGGCGGCAAGGTCGATGTGCCGAACATGATCGGCTCGACGGTCGAGAACGCACAAACGCTCGCGGAGAACGCCGAGGTCATCCTGAAGGTCGGCTCCAAGGAGCCCTGCGAGGGCCAGGAGAAGGACAAGATCTGCAGCCAGACACCGTCTGCGGAGGGGGACGCCCAGATGGCTGTGGGCGAGACCGTGACGGTCGTCGTCTCCACCGGCGCCCCCAAGGTCGAGGTTCCGGACGTCCTGGAGAAGTCCGAGGACAGCGCCCGCAAGAAGCTGGAGGACGAGGGCTTCACGGTGAAGGTCGAGGCCGTGGAGTCCGAGGCGACCCCGGGCACCGTCACCAAGCAGGATCCCGAGGGCGGCACGAAGGTCGAGAAGGACTCCGAGGTCACGATCACGGTGGCCAAGGAGGCGACCCAGGTGGTCCCGGGAGTGGTCGGCAGGTCGTTCACGGATGCCGAAGCCCAGCTGAAGGGCGTCGGCTTCGCCAACGTCTCCAGCACCGAAGTGGATTCGGGCCAGCCCGCCGGCATTGTGGTCGAACAGACCCCGGAGCCGAACAGCAAGCAGGCGAAGGACGTCCAGATCGTCCTGAAGGTCTCCAAGGGCCCGGCCCAGCCGGAGCAGGTCACGGTCCCCGGTGACATCGTCGGCAAGAGGTACCAGGACGCGAAGGCCGCGCTCGAAGGTCTGGGTCTCGTGGTCGCACTCGCGCCCAACTCGTCGGACAAGCCGAACGCCCTGGTGATGAACGCGGACCCGGGGCCCAACGCACAGGTGCCCAAGGGCCAGACGGTCACCCTCACCACCGTCGGCGGCACGGACGGCAACATCTTCGGTGGAAGGTCCGGCCAGGAGGACTGA
- a CDS encoding FMN-dependent NADH-azoreductase produces the protein MATLLHLDSAVFPQGSTSREVTAAFVAAWREQHPDGQVVYRDLAADPLPHLDASAVAAGAEDTLRGQLAAELASADAVLIGAPMYNFSIPSTLKAWLDQVIIVGHNTGPGSPVAGTPVTVVASRGGSYAPGTPREDFEFVQNYLEKVLTGMLGAEVDFIVPELTLARSKPEMADLVPLADASRAQAFADAAEKAKALAARLAA, from the coding sequence ATGGCTACGCTTCTGCACCTCGATTCAGCCGTTTTCCCCCAGGGCTCCACGTCACGTGAGGTCACTGCGGCCTTCGTCGCGGCCTGGCGCGAGCAACACCCCGACGGTCAGGTCGTGTACCGCGACCTCGCCGCCGATCCCCTGCCCCACCTGGACGCCTCGGCTGTTGCGGCCGGCGCCGAGGACACGCTGCGCGGGCAGCTGGCGGCCGAGCTGGCCTCTGCGGATGCCGTGCTCATCGGCGCGCCGATGTACAACTTCTCCATCCCGTCCACCCTGAAGGCATGGCTGGACCAGGTGATCATCGTCGGCCACAACACCGGTCCGGGCAGCCCCGTCGCCGGCACGCCCGTCACAGTCGTGGCCAGCCGTGGCGGCTCATACGCCCCTGGCACCCCGCGCGAGGACTTCGAGTTCGTCCAGAACTACCTGGAGAAGGTGCTGACGGGCATGCTCGGGGCCGAGGTCGATTTCATCGTCCCGGAGTTGACGCTGGCCCGTTCGAAGCCTGAGATGGCCGATCTCGTCCCCCTCGCGGACGCGTCCCGCGCCCAGGCGTTCGCCGACGCGGCAGAGAAGGCGAAGGCTCTTGCCGCGCGCCTCGCCGCCTGA
- a CDS encoding winged helix-turn-helix transcriptional regulator, which translates to MADHSEQACRRVDASITRVFELFGKRWTGPIVSVLMRQPVHFADLRRAIPGISERMLSDRLSELGAAGLVVREVDEGPPLRVAYRLTEAGAAMEPALEELGRWAGIYLAEPEGC; encoded by the coding sequence ATGGCGGATCACAGCGAACAGGCCTGTCGGCGGGTGGATGCGAGCATCACGCGTGTCTTCGAGCTGTTCGGGAAGCGCTGGACGGGCCCCATCGTCTCGGTGCTGATGCGGCAGCCGGTGCACTTCGCGGATCTGCGACGAGCGATTCCGGGTATCAGTGAGCGCATGCTCTCGGATCGGCTTTCCGAGCTCGGGGCCGCCGGTCTTGTGGTGCGCGAGGTCGATGAGGGGCCCCCGCTGCGGGTCGCGTACCGGCTGACGGAAGCAGGCGCCGCCATGGAGCCGGCTCTTGAGGAGCTCGGGCGGTGGGCGGGGATCTATCTGGCGGAGCCGGAGGGCTGCTGA
- a CDS encoding FtsW/RodA/SpoVE family cell cycle protein, with product MSVVTNTTTIGAIDAPSRRNTELALVAFAVLISVFAYANVGLALNGELPAGMLGYGLGLALLGGVAHLAVRRFAPYADPLLLPLATLLNGLGLALIWRLDQSERFQALKTFAPAASKQLMFSAVGVALLVIVLIALKDHRILQRYTYISMLVALFLLILPMFFPAVNGAKIWIKIPGVGTIQPGEFAKIIIAVFFAGYLMVKRDALALASRRFMGLYLPRGRDLGPILMVWAFSILILVFETDLGSSLLFFGMFVVMLYVATERTSWIVFGLLMSAAGAVGVATFEPHVQDRVTAWLDPFAGWGKEAASEQMAKSLMAFGSGGTLGTGLGQGHSDLIGFAANSDFILATVGEELGLAGMMAILLVYGLIVERGVRTALAARDPFGKLLAIGLSGSFAIQVFVVAGGVMGLIPLTGMTMPFMAAGGSSVIANWALIGILIRISDTARRPAPAPAPSPDAEMTQVVRP from the coding sequence ATGAGCGTTGTCACCAACACGACCACCATCGGCGCGATCGACGCGCCGAGCCGCCGTAACACCGAGCTTGCACTGGTTGCGTTCGCCGTCCTGATCTCGGTGTTCGCGTACGCCAACGTCGGCCTCGCCCTCAACGGCGAGCTGCCCGCCGGCATGCTCGGATACGGCCTGGGCCTCGCACTGCTGGGCGGTGTGGCACACCTTGCCGTGCGGAGATTCGCCCCGTACGCGGACCCGCTGCTGCTCCCGCTGGCGACCCTGCTGAACGGTCTGGGGCTGGCCCTCATCTGGCGCCTGGACCAGTCGGAGCGGTTCCAGGCACTCAAGACGTTCGCCCCCGCCGCCTCCAAGCAGCTGATGTTCTCAGCGGTGGGTGTGGCCCTGCTGGTCATCGTCCTGATCGCCCTCAAGGACCACCGCATCCTGCAGCGCTACACCTACATCTCCATGCTGGTGGCGCTGTTCCTCCTGATCCTTCCGATGTTCTTCCCGGCCGTCAACGGCGCCAAGATCTGGATCAAGATCCCTGGTGTCGGCACGATCCAGCCGGGAGAGTTCGCGAAGATCATCATCGCGGTGTTCTTCGCCGGTTATCTCATGGTCAAGCGCGACGCCCTGGCCCTCGCCAGCCGCCGCTTCATGGGTCTCTACCTGCCCCGCGGCCGGGACCTGGGTCCGATCCTCATGGTCTGGGCGTTCTCGATCCTCATCCTGGTCTTCGAGACCGACCTGGGGTCCTCGCTGCTCTTCTTCGGCATGTTCGTCGTCATGCTGTACGTCGCCACCGAACGCACCAGCTGGATCGTCTTCGGGCTGCTGATGTCGGCGGCCGGAGCCGTGGGCGTGGCGACATTCGAGCCGCACGTCCAGGACCGCGTCACCGCCTGGCTCGACCCCTTCGCGGGCTGGGGCAAGGAAGCGGCGAGCGAGCAGATGGCCAAGTCGCTCATGGCCTTCGGCTCCGGCGGCACCCTGGGTACCGGCCTCGGCCAGGGCCACTCCGACCTGATCGGCTTCGCCGCCAACTCCGACTTCATCCTCGCCACCGTCGGTGAGGAGCTCGGGCTGGCAGGGATGATGGCGATCCTGCTCGTCTACGGCCTGATCGTCGAGCGCGGTGTCCGTACGGCGCTGGCCGCCCGGGATCCCTTCGGGAAGCTCCTCGCGATCGGCCTCTCCGGCTCGTTCGCCATCCAGGTCTTCGTGGTCGCCGGTGGCGTGATGGGACTCATCCCGCTGACGGGTATGACCATGCCGTTCATGGCGGCCGGTGGTTCGTCCGTCATCGCCAACTGGGCACTCATCGGGATCCTGATCAGAATCAGCGACACGGCCCGACGCCCCGCCCCTGCCCCCGCACCGTCCCCGGATGCCGAGATGACCCAGGTGGTCCGACCGTGA